Below is a window of Penaeus vannamei isolate JL-2024 chromosome 30, ASM4276789v1, whole genome shotgun sequence DNA.
tctttaagcAAAGTAGAGGGCTGGGTTGAAGATAGTGAGGGAAAAATGGCAACTTCCCAGAGGATTCCACAAGCataatgtgatatatttttttgtaaagtcAGTATGTCTATCGATTTTGCAATGATGGGAATAAATCCAAATCTggatgactgttttttttttaaagaaagaagtactttttttctgctttcagtCTCCTTTTATGTCGATGCAGTTTGCTCTTttagatatatgtaaaaaaaagaaaagaaacagtttATTCTAACAAAATCTAATCATTAGATGAGTTACGGAATAAGAATGTATTTGTAGGTTTCAACATTTAGTAAACTATAATACACACGATAATACATTTTCTATTGAACAATTAttcgtgtttgtatgtgggtatttaatttatcattatcactatttttttaccCATGGACCTCTCCACACGCCTAAATTTGGCCCTAATCAAACGCATATAAATTTCGCCTCATTACCAGTTGCAGTAAGGTCGCAAATATGCAACTAATTATTCTAATTTCTTGTTCATAATGTGGTTGTGTATAATTTCTAGACTTTTTGCTTTTGTATTTCAAGGAAGTGGATCTTTttagttacaatgataatcattattatcattattatcagtattattattaccactatcattattattgttattgttattatttttatcattattatcattattattatcattattattattatcatctttatcatcatcattattattatttttattattattatcattatcattatcattattatcattatcattatcattatcattatcattatcattatcatcatcatcatcatcatcatcatcatcatcatcatcatcatcatcatcattattattattattattattatcattattattatcacaagcattagtactattgttattgttatttttattatcattattttctagttATTCTTATATATGGTACTAGCAGATATTTCTTTTATGtgcggatgcccttcctgacgtcaACCCTCACTGGGTGGGCCGACTAgcttatcattagcagtattgttataactgttatcattattattgttgttgttattattatcattattattattattatcagtatcagtaactttattatcattattgttattactattatttactattatcattattgttattactattatctattattatcattagcatcacaattatcatgaatatcatcatcatcatcatcatcatcgttatttgctactatcattattaccagcacattatcatcattcacaatCATCATAACTGAGATCAGGATAATGACGTTATTTTGTCAAATTTAAAATATGTTATATCATACTGTTAcaagagcaaagaaaaagaaagaaaaaaataaagaattttcGACAGCAAACCACAATAATTCGAAGCACTggagttttgtttttatctttactgCCATCTTTAAGTGCATCGGTTCAtaaactgtgtatgtgtgtgtgtttatgtgtgtttatatgtgtgtgtgtttgtgtttatgtatgtgcgtgtgtttatgtgagtttatgtatgtgtgtgtgtttatgtgtttgtgtgtgtgtttatgtgagtttatgtatgtgtgtgtgtgtgtagggatgtgtgtgtctgcgtgtttttgtgagtttatgtatgtgtttgcgtgtgtgtgtttatgtgagtttataagcgtgcgtgcgtgcgtgcgtgcgtgcgtgcgtgtgtgtgtgtgtgtgtgtgtgtgtgtgtgtgtgtttgtgtgtgtgtgtgagtgtgagtgtgtgtgtgtgtgtgtgtgtgtttgtgtgtgtgtgtgagtgtgagtgtgagtgtgtgtgtgtgtgtgtgtgtgtgtgtgtgtgtgtgtgtgtgtgtgtgtgtgtgtgtgtgtgtgtgggcatgtgtgtgtctatgtgtgtgtaggcatgtatatttgtgtgtatgtatgtgtttgtgtgtgtgtgtgtgtgtgtatgtgcgtgtccgtgtctgtAAGCGTATATGACTGTCTCTGTGTAGGTATATCTCAGTGTAtttaataaataaacgaaaagatgagcacacaaaaagaataagtaaataaaccttAAGAAAACGCGGTTTTATAGCAACCTCGAAAACCGTTACGTTTGAAATTTTGCAAAAACGACTTCCGCTTCAGTAACTAGCACAGCAACTAGACTGCAAGCAACTGCAATGTTATCTAATGACAAAATACCGGTAATCTTGGATGCCAGGAAGTGCATTGCGTAAAAGATAGAAGAACAATACTATATTTTGAAAATTGTCGTGTACGGATTGGCGCCATTTTCTGTGTGTAATTCAAAATGCGTTTTATCAATCCATgacctttttttcatattcattcattcatttatttttctaaaagATATTAATTTCCTTGTAGCTTTCACTTACATTTTTAACTTGATTTATGTATTGATTTGAACATTGGATTCAAGATAGTGTCTGTTATTGACAATTTGATAATTTATAAAAGTCGGCAATTAAGATATCTTGGCTAGATCTACGGATTTCAAAATGGACGAACAAAATTATCATATCTTAACCTGACTGTCTATCACATTAGTAAAAAATGCTACCTACGTTTAAAAATTGTACATTCTGACATAGGAATTAATTGAGAAAAAAACTAATTTCACTTTTGTATCATAACGTGTTTATATTTCACATGTTCATTTAAttgtgtttcgttttgttttcccaTCTACGTTACTAAACCTATAGGTGTGAAATAAGGAATAGgttgataaatgaataagcacaaggatgataataaaaagtattaGACCTATGTTATTCTTACATTTGATAAGTCACTCtgcgaaaaaagacaaaaggaagggaaatccaacttttgtcactgttattacttttatcattattatcatcataatcatcctattatgattattatcatcattatcattgtcattatcatagtgtgtgcctgtgtgtgtgtatatatatatatatatatatatatatatatatatgtatatatttatatctatattttaattCTTGTGTATATTATTTGCTTATTATTCTTTAAGTATCAAAAGCATGGAAAACTGAACGAAAAGTTAGCTTCATTCAGTAAGCCATGTTATCCCGAAGAGATGAAGCTTCTGAACCGTCACAGCTCCCGACCAGAACCCGGGTGTGGCAGAAACTGTGGTTTGTGGCTGTACAGTGTTCATACAGCATGTGTGGCACTTATGTCAGGCGTATACATACTTCGgtggttgtaatgatgattatgataatgatcgtgatagcTTTATCGTTACTACCAATGATGATCATTAGaataatgggggaagggaaagggtaattATTACATTACGATTTGTAGATAGTTTATAATGCTTGACTCGAGCTACTTTTTATCTTAATATTACTTTAATTAGACCTGGACCGATGAAAAAATGTGTCTTTGCGTTTCCTAAAAAAACATGATTGGGTACGCTTCGTAtctccgtgcacacacacacacacacacacacacacacacacacacacacacacacacacacacacacacacacacacacacacacacacgcacacacacacacacacacacacacatcagacctgaaacgtaaaaaaaagcgtcacacacacaaacacacacacataagacctGAAACGTTAAAAAAGGCGTGTCTACATGCCCTAAGAACCATATAATCGGCCACGCTCCATATCTCTGTGTTGACGCTATCGAAGACCCATGTTATAACCCACCACTCTTACCCTCCTTTGTTGCAGGTGGTCTGTTCAGTGAGTCTGTCGCCCCGGAGTCAACGAGCAGACTAGCTAAGTTAACGAGCAGACCAGCTAAGGATGAAAGTCGAGGGTTAACGAGCAGACTAGCTAAGGATAAAAGTCGAGGGTTAACGAGCAGACTAGCAGAGGATGAAAGTCGAGGGTTAACGAGCAGACTAGCAAAGGATGAAAGTCGAGGGTTAACGAGCAGACTAGCAAAGGATGAAAGTCGAGGGTTAACGAGCAGACTAGCAAAGGATGAAAGTCGAGGGTTAACGAGCAGACTAGCTAAGGATGAAAGTCGAGGGTTAACGAGCAGACTAGCTAAGGATGAAAGTCGAGGGTTAACGAGCAGACTAGCTAAGTTAACGAGCAGACCAGCTAAGGATGAAAGTCGAGGGTTAACGAGCAGACTAGCTAAGGATAAAAGTCGAGGGTTAACGAGCAGACTAGCAAAGGATGAAAGTCGAGGGTTAACGAGCAGACTAGCAAAGGATGAAAGTCGAGGGTTAACGAGCAGACTAGCTAAGGATGAAAGTCGAGGGTTAACGAGCAGACTAGCTAAGGATGAAAGTCGAGGGTTAACGAGCAGACTAGCTAAGGATGAAAGTCGAGGGTTAACGAGCAGACTAGCTAAGGATGAAAGTCGAGGGTTAACGAGCAGACTAGCAAAGGATGAAAGTCGAGGGTTAACGAGCAGACTAGCTAAGGATGAAAGTCGAGGGTTAACGAGCAGACTAGCTAAGGATGAAAGTCGAGGGTTAACGAGCAGACTAGCTAAGGATGAAAGTCGAGGGTTAACGAGCAGACTAGCTAAGGATGAAAGTCGAGGGTTAACGAGCAGACTAGCTAAGGATGAAAGTCGAGGGTTAACGAGCAGACTAGCTAAGGATGAAAGTCGAGGGTTAACGAGCAGACTAGCTAAGGATGAAAGTCGAGGGTTAACGAGCAGACTAGCTAAGGATGAAAGTCGTGAGGAAAGTTGCTAAGAAACCCTAAGATCTTTAGGCAAAAAACACAGTGAAATTAGTTTACTGAACAAGTCCTTTTAAACAGGATTAGATTGTTTTATTACTCATTAGTATTCTGCTATCGGAGTGATTCATAAATGAAGTATTGGAGAGGAATGAATCAAATATTAACTTACGAGGTAGAGATTGCAACATCGAATATTAAGATATATAATGTTCCCGTCGGAGATTAAGATGAAattgaaaatgaggaagaagaatagactGAAGAAGATGAAAtttaataacgatagtgataataatatgacgaggcggaagaagaagaaaaggtattcGAGTGGGTAGGGAGACAGTAGCTATAACGACTTAcgttataatttaaatatataattattcaatATTCATTCAACATTTCACATTTGTAAACACATCTCCTCTCATCCTAGCATCCCAATatgatatattttcctttataatTGTAGCtgtcttcccttttcattttatcGTTCACGTtcctgttattgtgtttgtgttcaagACTTATGTTATTTGGGCCTTTTGAACACGTCACCTTGTTCCTACAGTCACCTGGTCATTAGGGGACGCTCACCTGTCCTCACCCCTAATGCTGAAACTACACCTGTGGTATGTAAGAAAATATAGGTGTGTGAACTAGGGTGTGGAAATGAGGAtatctttaagaaaaaaatatttgcatattaaaagagaaatataaagataaccaAAATGAGAACTGAAAGAGACATAAAACTGaaaagtgagagataaaaaggaaaattgaaagtgaaataaaaatgaaaaatgaaagagaaataaaagacgaacttcaaaggaatagaaaaagaagaaaggaaagaaaacgaaaaagaaaaatggaaaaaaaaagaaaacgaaaaagaaaacaaaggaaagaaaaaagaaagaaaaggaaaaaaacgataaagaaaaacaaaaagaaagaaaaatgaaatgaaaaacagtaaaataaaataaacaataaataaaactgaaaagggAAGCGAAATACTGaagcacaaataaacaaacagacaaataggagaaaaaaaatcccaacccaCATGGCCATAGCATCCCCGCCCATAGATGGCAAAACCAcaattttcgttttctccttaAACATCCTAAGCCTGTGGGAAGGTTGTggcagagagagatataaatatttcTCCCAGGGTGACGTTTGTGGGCGTGTTtagtgtctgtttatgtctgttttttttttttttttttttttttgggtgtgggttttgtttgtgggcgggggatgggcggATGGTTTTagtttgtgggcgtgtgtagggtttgtttgtgtgcgtgtgcgtgtgtgtgtgtgtgtgtgtgtgtgtgtgtgtgtgtgtgttttttttaaaggcGTGagtgtgggttttgtttgtgggcGGGAAATGGGCGGATGGTTTTagtttgtgggcgtgtgtagggtttgtttgtgtgtgtgtgtgtgtgtgtgtgttttaaggtgtgagtgtgggttttgtttgtgggcGGGGTATGGACGGATGGTTTTAGTTTGATCCATATATCCATTCATTTGATTTCAGCCTTttttcccttactcccttctctctcactctccatctgtctatgcatcagttcatccatccatccatccatccatccatctatctacccacccacccatccgtcCAACCaaaccaatccatccatccacccacccacccacccacccacccacccatccacccatccacccacgcatccacccatccatccatccatccatccatccacccactcacccacccatccatccacccacccattcctccctccctccctccctccatccatccacctcccctccctccctctctctctccctccctccctccctccctccctccctccctccctccctccctccctccctccctccctccctccctccctccctccctccctccctccctccctccctcactcactcactcactcactcactcactcactccctccacccttctacaAAGTTCCTACAAGGAAATAATAGACATGGAGTAATGCAATAGATATGGTGACGGCAAATATGACAACATAATTATGTGATGAAGGTATATAATGTGATGACTATATTTGTGATGATGCTTTTTGTGATGACTGCAGACCTGATGACGGAAAGTATGGTAATGTGCTGAGTGTGGTGATTGCAAGTGTGATGAGGgctgatgtgatgatggtgatttttgtGATGATGACAGGTGTGATGTCGGCACGTGAGATTATGACAAGATTATGACATGATGTGATGATAACAGGTGTGATGTCGGCACGTGAGATTATGACAAGATTATgacatgatgtgatgatggtgatttttgtGATGATAACAGGTGTGATGTCGGCACGTGAGATTATGACAAGATTATGACATGATGTGATGACAAGAGATATGGCGTCGGGTGGTGTGATGATCGGGTTTTACGGGGATGAAAGCGTGACAACGGCGGATTTGGTGCGGTCTTTGTGATGAGGATCCTGTGATGAGGCGTGAAGTGATGCATAGGAAGGGACTGACATTATGGTGTGTGgtcaaatttccttttttctggaGGTCGCTGTTTGtatgctgtgtgtctgtgtttgttcgtttgtttgtttctccttttctttgtgtctgttgctcgttgtctttgtctctctccttttctctggggtTTCTCTTGCTTTCGGTCTCTttatctggctctgtctctctgtctgtctgcctctctgtctctgtctctgtctgtctctctctgtctgtctgtctgtctgtctgtctctgtctctctctctctctttctctctctctctctctctctctccctccccctctctctctgtctgtctctctctctgtctctgtctcgctctctctctctcactctctctctctctctctctctctctctctctctctctctctctctctctctctctctctctctctttctcccttcccccgtctctctctctctctgtatgtctgtgtctctctatctgtctgtctgtttgtctctctctctct
It encodes the following:
- the LOC138867522 gene encoding serine/arginine repetitive matrix protein 2-like, which produces MLSRRDEASEPSQLPTRTRVWQKLWFVAVQCSYSMCGTYVRRGLFSESVAPESTSRLAKLTSRPAKDESRGLTSRLAKDKSRGLTSRLAEDESRGLTSRLAKDESRGLTSRLAKDESRGLTSRLAKDESRGLTSRLAKDESRGLTSRLAKDESRGLTSRLAKLTSRPAKDESRGLTSRLAKDKSRGLTSRLAKDESRGLTSRLAKDESRGLTSRLAKDESRGLTSRLAKDESRGLTSRLAKDESRGLTSRLAKDESRGLTSRLAKDESRGLTSRLAKDESRGLTSRLAKDESRGLTSRLAKDESRGLTSRLAKDESRGLTSRLAKDESRGLTSRLAKDESRGLTSRLAKDESRGLTSRLAKDESLTWSLGDAHLSSPLMLKLHLWYVRKYRPDDGKYGNVLSVVIASVMRADVMMVIFVMMTGVMSAREIMTRL